One genomic window of Piliocolobus tephrosceles isolate RC106 chromosome 19, ASM277652v3, whole genome shotgun sequence includes the following:
- the LOC116418525 gene encoding cytochrome c oxidase subunit 7A2, mitochondrial-like gives MLWNLLAVYQIAQRTISTAFCRYFEHKVPEKQKLFQEDNGIPVHLKGGVTDTLLYRVTMVLRVGGMANAINLLAMTSFPKKQH, from the coding sequence ATGCTGTGGAATCTACTGGCTGTTTATCAGATTGCCCAGAGGACCATAAGCACTGCTTTTTGTAGGTATTTTGAACATAAAGTTCCAGAAAAGCAAAAGCTGTTTCAGGAGGATAATGGAATTCCAGTACATTTAAAGGGTGGGGTGACTGATACCCTCCTCTACAGAGTAACCATGGTTCTTAGAGTTGGTGGGATGGCAAATGCCATAAATCTGCTGGCCATGACTTCCTTTCCCAAGAAGCAACACTGA